The Vidua chalybeata isolate OUT-0048 chromosome 17, bVidCha1 merged haplotype, whole genome shotgun sequence genome contains the following window.
ATTCTGGAGTGTAGGATAAAACAGATTACAGGGTCAGGGCACCTAAATTCCCCATGATCTTGGGGGCAAGAGGATTGTGTTCCAATTCCAGGTGGTTTGAAATCCAAGTCTAAGAAAAAAAGTGTCATCAGGCAGCAGGGGAGAAGCAGGGAAACAGTGAGAAATTGTGGTGTCCCATGTTTTTGTGGCTTGAAGCCCCCCAGCATCCCACTCCTGGTGCACAAGCATGTCGAGAGCTGCTGGACTCTTGCTCCCACTGGGTGAGCGCCTtaaaaggggaaggggaggcaCCAGCTGCATGTGAGAAGCTGTGTTcagggagaaagaggaaagaagttTTGGTGgaaactttgctttttctaacTTGTGTGTTCTGGGGTTTTCTGCCAACTTCCCCtttgtgttttccctttggGGAGTGGGGGCAttgctgtgagctgctgcagggggttGGGGTCATTCTGAGCAGGAAGGGGTCAGGTTGTGCCTGGTGTGGGGTGATGGATGCAGGCAGGAAGTGGAGAAGCCAGGTCTGGCTGGGCCTCCTGCTTCTCAGCCGGGAGGTACGAGCTGGTCCTTGTTGGGGTGTTCCTGTGGTGGATCGTGGCTGGAGCTTGTGTGTCATAGATCAGAAATCCCTGAACAGGGTGatctgagcagagctgggtgagGGTCTCTGAAGTAGCAGAGGAGAACACGTGGAAAAATACCCCAAAGCCTCATTTCAGTCCTGTCCGAGGAGCTCCCTGGAGCCTCACGGTGTTTTCTGCAGTGACTGGAGCTGCCAGTGAAGCCTCTGGCCAAGCAGCACTGCCGGGAGTGTGaagcccttttttcccctcaatccTCTGGGAGCAGTAGCAGTgtggaaagcaggaaaacaccTTGCATCCTATCCCTGGACAACAGcatgctctgtgcctgctgatccctgggcaggggaggCGGGCACGCTGCTGCCCCGGTGAGGAGGGAATGTGAGCTCGGTGCTGTGGAATGCATACAGACCATCCACATTTGGCTGCAAATCTGGACCCTGGGAGAGatccctgctgctcacagggaTAAATCCCTGCGGTTCCAGGAAGGCAGGACCCTTGTGCCAAGGTAGTGGGGAGCCCTTGCTGCACACCAGGCAGGGCACCCAGCCACGCTCAGCTCGATGTCCCAGTGCTTCTGTGGATGTTTCACTGCAACCAAGAAATGAGCTTTGGGGTTGAGCAGTGCCCACCCTGACACTCTTTGGTGTTGGGATCAGCTCTAGGGCCCCAAAGCAGGcacatccccagctctcccccTCAGCACACCACGTGCCTCATGGGGAGATGGGCAGATGGAGagagggaggatgaggaggaggtgCTCGGCTGGCTCAGGTTGGGCTGTGTGGGGCGGTGCAGGCAGTTCTACCCAGTGCAGGGGACCCTCAAGGGGACAGGGGGTAACCACTCCATAGAAGTTGGTTTTACAGAGGATTGCAGTGAGTAACACACTCATCACAGAGCACAGAGTGTGTGGTGGGGGTGGCCCCGGCTTCCTGCTCCTGTGGCCACACATGGGATGTGTCCCTTGCTGTGCTGAGTGCTGCCCGCTAATGAGCTTTGTTTGCCCAATTTGGTGGTGCCAGTACTTGGTGTTGTGGCCCCCTGGGTACATGGAAGGGCTGGGGGTCTGTGTGGTTGCTGGCCGGGGGGGTTCCAGTCTCTCTGCCTGTGGCAGCCCTGGTTCCTGCCTGTGTCACATCCACGTGCAGTGGATTGGCAAGAGACAGATGATGCGATGATGCTTCTGTGCTTGTGAACTTCCTTTGTGTATTTCTCAACCATTTCTTGCAAAAAGGAGATTTCTTGGCAGCAGGAGAAGTTCAGAAGATACCACAGAAGCAGATCTAGTGGTGTTTGCCCCGTGTCAGTGCTGTGTTCAGCACATGGAGTGCATGAGacctctgctccagggctgctccccacaATTTGGGTGTCACCTGAGAGGACAGGGTTGCTTCACATGTGCCCAGGGCACCACTGCTCAGGTGCAGAGCAAGGCTCAGAGTCAATGACTCATCTGAATGTGACACAAACCAACTCTGtcctctgtgctggttttgtggGAAAAACTTGTTCTGATGCCACATTAACCCTGACATGGCTTCAAAGGGAAACACCAAGGCCTGAAGGTTTTGGCTGAGGGATGCTGTGGACTGATGCCCTGGGCAAAAAGCCTTTAACTGGGGCAGTTTCTCCAAACTGCTCCTGGTAATTCTGGCCACAGAGATTGAGTAATTCCACACAGTGGAAAAGTGAGAACATCTGTGGATACAGCACATACCACTGTGAGTCAGGAGGGATTAACAGCTGCCAAAAGTCAGCTCTGGTCTCTGTGACAGCCAGCTGTGGCCAGAGGGGTCAGAGCAGCTTGTCCTGCAGCAGGTCCTCCTGGGAGCATCCAGCCAGAGATTATCCTGCTGGGTCCCAAGGGAAGCCTTGACAAGAGTTGCTGTCCTGGAtttccctgaaaggaggctgtagccaggtggagGTCATTCTCCTCTCCCAGATAACAAGAAacaggacaggaggaaatggcttcaagttgtacaggggaggtttaggttggatatttgGGAAAGGGTAAGAGagctgtccagggcagtggtggggtcaccatccctggagggatttaaaagatgtgtgcATGTGGCACATGGGGTCATGCTTTGGTCaggggcttggcagtgctggcttaATGGTCGGACTCAGCAATCTtagggcttttccagcctaaaagattctgtgattccatgattctgctGTGAGGGATGTGGGGTGCTGGTCCACAGGCTCCCCGTGCTGCTCAGCATTACCTGCTCAAACACAATGATCTCTGTGTGACCGTGACACTGGTTCTGGGTGCCACAGCCACCTGTTACCAGCAGGTGGATCTAAGTGGGTCTCCCACTTCTCTCCCCATAtggcttaaaaaaatattcctttaagCAATGAGCAGTACTGTTATCTTTTGTGAATTTGGTTGCAATAACTATAATGGCATAGGAAGCACTGACAAAATTAACCCCTGGGTAACCCATGGGTGTGTAGTGAGGGTTGCCTGGGATGTTACTGTCTGTGCAGGGaggtgtggcacaggtgacTGGATTTGGGACCAGTGGTATGGAGATGCTCCAAAGGTGAGGTCTCCCTGTGgttgctgctgagcaggaaCAGTGCCTGCTTGGCTGGCATTGGTGGGGGattggctgtgctctgctgggatCACCGGGGCTGGGATTCCATGCAAAAGTGGGACAGATTGAGGATAGAAAATGCAGTGTCACATTGGTGATGGGCGATGGCTCTTTGGAGCACCTCATTTTGTGCGCTTCTTTGTTCTGGCTGACAAAGCCAGGTGGCTGTGGGAGGCAGCCCAGCGTGCTGGAGACATTGGCATCTGGGATGTGCTCCATGATTTATCCatacagagcacagcacagtcACCAAGCAAATCTccatccagctctgctgcagagccctgagggcAGAGCAGTGTGCCCATGGCCACAGCCCATCACTGGGGTGCTCagcctgtcccagggctgggagaacaGTCAGGAGTCTGGATGTGTGGTGCCAGGTGAGACATGGTCTCTTTTTGCCCTAGGTGTGGGTGCCCAGGCGGGTCAGGACTTCagtctgcagcagccccaggccaAGGTGACGGTGGCAGCCGGGGAGACGCTCACCCTGAACTGCACCACATCTGGAACCGCTGGACCAGGTCCTGTGATGTGGCTGaagggctggggcagtgggaacACGACCATCTATGACCAGAGCAAGCAGGATTCCTCCTCCCGTGTGACGAGAGCAGTAGATAGGTCCGACACAGACTTCACCATCCGCATCAGGAACGTTCAGCCTGAGGACATGGGCACCTACTACTGTGTGAAGTTTGTCAAGGGGAACACTGGTGATGATGAGGTGTTTCAGCATGGCCGTGGCACGGAGGTGTCTGTGCAAGGTGAGTggggctcctggagcagctcctgatgGGAAGCAGCCCAGCGGGCTGTGCTCAGGTagagagggatggggaaggggctCGAGGCTGGTCCAGGAGAGGATCCCATGGGCCATCCCCATGCCCTGGTATGAgactctgctccaggcaggcccagggctgggcagggggcagaGCCTGGTCTGATGGCCCCGTGCTTCTCCCCACAGCCAAACCCAGCCCCCCGCTCGTGTCTGGGCCTGAGCAGAGAGCGAGGCCAGGGCAGTCGGTGCCTTTCACCTGCACGACTGGAGGGTTCTTTCCTGAAAAGATTGGGCTGAAATGGTTCAAGAACGAGGACCCCATGGGGGGTCAGCCACCCCGGGTCACTGAATGGAAGATGAAAACCTACAACATGTCCAGCACAGTGACGGTGACCCTGCAGAAGGATGACATCCTCTCTCAGCTGATCTGTGAGGTGCGGCACTCCACGCTGCCAGCCCCGCTGCGTGGCCACTACCAGCTCAGCAGAGTCCTGCGAGGTGAGGGCTGGGGACTCACACTGTgtgagctgctgtggggctggggtcccGGGGAGGAGGACGGGGGTCCctgaggcagggacagggcgcctgtgggcagcagagccGGGGCAGCAAACACCAAGCTCTGCCTCTcttcccagttccccccagcaTCGAAGTGCGCGCTGAGCCGAGCCCCGTTGAGGTGAACCAGACCGTGACCTTCACCTGCCTTGTGAAAGAGTTTTACCCAGCAGATGTGTCCGTTTCCTGGCTGGAGAATGGGATTGAGATAAAGGTGGAAAACGTCTCCCGGCCGTTGGAGCTCCCCCGGCGTTTGTTTGAGCTGAGAAGCCAGGTAGAGGTGCAAGCCACCGAGGAGAAAAACGGGTCCACGATCACCTGCATGGTGGTGCACGATGCCCAGGCCCCTGCCAACAAATCAGCCTTCCTGTGGATCTCCAACCCGGCCCAAGGGGGATTGAGCAACGGGTTCCAGATGTCTAAAGGTGTGTCAGAACTGCTGGGATGGGGtgcctgccagggcagctgtgtGGTGTCACCCCCTGAGGAAGCTCAAAGCCCCATTAAAATCTGGTTGAAGGACCAAATCTCCATATCAAGGGGCTGGGGGATGTGACGGTGGCAGGCACTGAGCTGTCCTCCTTGGTGCTTCATGCATCACTGAGCCAATCCCAGTTGTGAGGCTGCAGGGACTGGGAGGTACCACGTTCTTGGGCCATGGTGACCTTTTCATTGACGTTTCAGATGATCTGCTCATCTACATTGTGGTGGGTGTGGTCTGCAccgtgctggccctgctggtggCTGCGATTCTATACCTGATCCGGACCAAGCAGATCAAGGGTAAGGGAGCCAAGTGCATGGCAgggaggcagctgctcccaaccccgtttttcctctctttccttgaGTTTCACATTGCCCCATTGGACAATAactcctggcagagcagctgcaggtcctgcccagtGCGGGTGATGGATAGAGCTGCCCAGGTTGtttgcaggctgcagggaaaaCTCTGGTTGGTCTAAACCCTGCCCTGCACCTCCTGAGCTCCCCCAGGAACAGTCCTGAATGAAATTGATTGAAACTCCAGGGAATTGCAGGCACTTGCCTCTGGGAAAAGATGTGTCCTTGTCCTTGAAGCAGTCTCTGCATGTGTTCTCTGtgcccagggaaatggggcATTTATCTTGTTTCCTCAATTATgttttccctaatttttttcctgttttttttccttctctttcagcaGGTAAAAGCTCGCCATCTGCCAGGTGAGTGCAGATCTCTTCTAGTCACTGGGTAACCTGTGGGGACTCTGAGCTGGACACCTCCAGTCCACAGAGTCCCTCAGGACTGGGACAGAGCTGTATCCCCAAAACTTGTgaaagggaaggcaggagcaCAGTCTCTGCCCATCTCCCCACCTGGGcttctggggattttttgctTATGGTGGGGCTGAGCAGGCTGATGGGAGCTGGTCTCTGGccagcagagaggcagctggagcagcacaagcCAATGCTCAGGACCTGTTTTGCTGGGTGCAGCTGCAAGGATCTTGGCTTGCATCTGATCTCCTCAGTTGATCCATCACCAGAGAAGGGGTGACAGGACCCTCCATCCATCTAACTGCTTTTGTCCCTCCTTCCAGGTTACATGAGCCAGAGAAGAGCAGCGAGGCCACGACCCAGGTGGGTCATCCTGGGACTGGGGAGGGAGAGTGGCCCGGAGCCACTGGCGAGGGGAGTGGAGGGTGGTGGTTCATCTCAATGTCTCCCCTCTGTGGCTGGAGGTGGAAGAGAGGCTGCCCCAGGAAGAGGATAGCCACTTCCCAGAATCTTTTCTGCCTTcaccctccttcctcctcctcctcctcctcctcctccttctcctcccagtAAAGTCTGGGttggtgctgcctggagaaCCAGCTGTGCGATAGCCAGCCAGGCTATTTGTGGAGTTATTTTGCATTTGGTGACGCAGCTATGAGCGAAGTCGTGATCAGCAGCAATCTATTCATCCcacccaggctctgccagctcctgtgtgGGCATCACTGGGCAGTCTGGACCTGCTGGGATGGAGTGATGGAGTGGCTTCAGTGATagccctggagctgtggcagtggTTTTGAAGCCAGAGCAGGGTGACAGGGAGGCTCACGAGGTGAAGCTGTAGCATGGGGTAGTGCAAGGCTTCAGGATGGTGCCTGCTGGCATTGTTCCCCCATACAAGCAAGGTTGAGGTGCCCTGGGCCGAGCTGCAGTGGGATTGACTCCAGAACGGGGCCGTGGGTACAGGGGCATGTTCCCAGAGGAGGAACTCTTGGTGCCTCACACAGGAATCTGACCCCAACAACCTGACCTATGCCGACCTGAACTTCGACAAGGAGAGGAAGAGCATCCGGCGGATGGTGGAGATGAGCCAGCAGTCGGAGTACGCCTGCATCCAGACCAACCAGGCGCCCAACGGCGACGACAACCTCACCTACGCCGACCTGGACATGGTGCACCTCAGCAAGGCGCCCAAGaggccggccccgcgccccgaGGAGGCCGGCTCTGAGTATGCCAGCGTCCAGATCACCAGGAAAtgagcagtggctgctgggaccccctgtcctgctgggagcagctctgctcctccctaAGACTGTTCTCTTGGAAGCACCGGGAGCGATGTGAAGATGCGCTGCGGTACCTGTGTTTTAGGATGGAAATAGAGCCCGCAATGCTTGTGGGGGTCTTCTCCCATCCAGAGAGACATGATTTTTGGGGGTAGTTTGGTCTTGGGGCTGCCAGCTCCATCCCTTCTGGACCCCCATCAAGGGTTGCTCAACCTCGGTGTGCCGGGTTTGCCCGC
Protein-coding sequences here:
- the LOC128796847 gene encoding tyrosine-protein phosphatase non-receptor type substrate 1-like isoform X2 — encoded protein: MEPHPRDPGRTAWALPCLLLLALPGVGAQAGQDFSLQQPQAKVTVAAGETLTLNCTTSGTAGPGPVMWLKGWGSGNTTIYDQSKQDSSSRVTRAVDRSDTDFTIRIRNVQPEDMGTYYCVKFVKGNTGDDEVFQHGRGTEVSVQAKPSPPLVSGPEQRARPGQSVPFTCTTGGFFPEKIGLKWFKNEDPMGGQPPRVTEWKMKTYNMSSTVTVTLQKDDILSQLICEVRHSTLPAPLRGHYQLSRVLRVPPSIEVRAEPSPVEVNQTVTFTCLVKEFYPADVSVSWLENGIEIKVENVSRPLELPRRLFELRSQVEVQATEEKNGSTITCMVVHDAQAPANKSAFLWISNPAQGGLSNGFQMSKDDLLIYIVVGVVCTVLALLVAAILYLIRTKQIKGKSSPSARLHEPEKSSEATTQESDPNNLTYADLNFDKERKSIRRMVEMSQQSEYACIQTNQAPNGDDNLTYADLDMVHLSKAPKRPAPRPEEAGSEYASVQITRK
- the LOC128796847 gene encoding tyrosine-protein phosphatase non-receptor type substrate 1-like isoform X1, encoding MEPHPRDPGRTAWALPCLLLLALPGVGAQAGQDFSLQQPQAKVTVAAGETLTLNCTTSGTAGPGPVMWLKGWGSGNTTIYDQSKQDSSSRVTRAVDRSDTDFTIRIRNVQPEDMGTYYCVKFVKGNTGDDEVFQHGRGTEVSVQAKPSPPLVSGPEQRARPGQSVPFTCTTGGFFPEKIGLKWFKNEDPMGGQPPRVTEWKMKTYNMSSTVTVTLQKDDILSQLICEVRHSTLPAPLRGHYQLSRVLRVPPSIEVRAEPSPVEVNQTVTFTCLVKEFYPADVSVSWLENGIEIKVENVSRPLELPRRLFELRSQVEVQATEEKNGSTITCMVVHDAQAPANKSAFLWISNPAQGGLSNGFQMSKDDLLIYIVVGVVCTVLALLVAAILYLIRTKQIKAGKSSPSARLHEPEKSSEATTQESDPNNLTYADLNFDKERKSIRRMVEMSQQSEYACIQTNQAPNGDDNLTYADLDMVHLSKAPKRPAPRPEEAGSEYASVQITRK